A stretch of Lepidochelys kempii isolate rLepKem1 chromosome 14, rLepKem1.hap2, whole genome shotgun sequence DNA encodes these proteins:
- the LOC140897663 gene encoding urotensin-2 receptor-like gives MSVNEELENRFSATTLMATEASEGSPFKISPNLSYNATQDSAPAASSMEDMIATCTIGTILSIMCVIGVSGNVYTLVVMCHYLRYSASMYIYIINLALADLLYLFTIPFIVGTYFIQEWYFGDVGCRILFSLDFLTMHASIFTLTVMSTERYFAVLKPLDTVKRSKSYRKAIAVVIWVVSLLLTLPMLIMIQLVQRDSKSICMPTWSKLSYKIYLTILFCTSIVGPGVIIGYLYIRLARTYWVSQTASFKQTKRLPNQKVLYLIFTIVLVFWACFLPFWIWQLLFQYYESFPLSPKAMRNINYLTTCLTYSNSCINPFLYTLLTKNYKEYLRNRQRSFHSSSGYFQRRNRFQRISGRSLSTSSQHCTETYVLTHVPVGNSA, from the coding sequence ATGTCTGTAAATGAAGAGCTAGAGAACAGGTTTTCAGCAACCACCCTGATGGCCACGGAGGCAAGTGAAGGGAGCCCATTCAAAATCAGCCCCAACCTTTCCTACAATGCCACCCAGGACAGTGCTCCAGCCGCCAGTTCAATGGAGGACATGATAGCCACTTGCACCATCGGGACTATCCTCTCCATTATGTGTGTGATCGGTGTGTCGGGCAATGTCTACACCCTGGTGGTGATGTGCCATTACCTGAGATACTCTGCCTCTATGTACATTTACATCATTAACCTTGCCTTGGCAGATCTGCTCTACCTGTTCACCATCCCTTTCATCGTTGGAACATACTTCATCCAGGAATGGTACTTTGGAGATGTGGGCTGCCGCATCTTGTTCAGTCTGGATTTCCTCACCATGCACGCCAGCATCTTCACCCTGACGGTCATGAGTACAGAGCGCTACTTCGCAGTGCTGAAGCCCCTGGACACGGTGAAGAGGTCCAAAAGCTACCGGAAAGCCATTGCCGTCGTCATCTGGGTGGTGTCTCTGCTGCTCACGCTCCCCATGCTCATCATGATCCAGCTGGTGCAAAGAGACAGCAAAAGCATCTGCATGCCCACCTGGAGCAAGCTGTCCTACAAAATCTATCTGACCATCCTCTTCTGTACCAGCATTGTGGGCCCAGGGGTGATCATTGGATACCTTTACATTAGACTAGCCAGGACCTACTGGGTGTCCCAAACAGCCTCTTTCAAACAGACCAAGCGGTTGCCTAACCAAAAAGTGCTGTATCTAATTTTCACGATAGTGCTGGTCTTCTGGGCTTGCTTCTTGCCCTTCTGGATCTGGCAGCTTCTCTTCCAATATTACGAATCCTTTCCGTTGTCCCCCAAGGCCATGAGGAACATTAACTATCTGACAACCTGCCTGACCTACAGCAACAGCTGCATCAACCCTTTCCTCTACACCCTGCTGACCAAAAACTACAAGGAATACTTGAGGAACAGACAACGCTCTTTCCATAGCAGCAGCGGGTACTTCCAGAGGAGGAATCGATTTCAGAGGATTTCTGGGAGATCCCTTTCCACGAGCAGTCAGCATTGCACAGAGACCTATGTGCTCACTCATGTTCCCGTGGGAAACAGTGCTTGA